A window of the Nyctibius grandis isolate bNycGra1 chromosome 9, bNycGra1.pri, whole genome shotgun sequence genome harbors these coding sequences:
- the COPS8 gene encoding COP9 signalosome complex subunit 8 — MPVAVMAESSFSFKKLLEQCETQELEAPGGIATPLVYGQLLALYLLHNDMNNARYLWKRIPPAIKSANVELGAVWSVGQRIWQRDFPGIYTTISAHQWSETIQPIMEALRDATRRRAFGLVSQAYTSIVADDFAAFVGLPVEEAVKGVLEQGWQADFSTHMVMPKKPGVLEASFNRFIPSSEPAPVPPIPNEQQLARLTDYVAFLEN; from the exons ATGCCGGTGGCGGTGATGGCCGAGAGCTCCTTCAGCTTCAAGAAGCTCCTGGAGCAGTGCGAGACCCAGGAGCTTGAG GCCCCTGGAGGAATTGCAACACCCCTTGTTTATGGTCAACTTCTAGCTTTATACCTGTTGCATAATGACAT GAATAATGCGCGGTATCTTTGGAAGAGAATCCCTCCTGCTATCAAATCT GCAAATGTTGAACTTGGTGCAGTTTGGTCAGTAGGACAAAGAATCTGGCAGAGAGACTTTCCAGGAATCTATACAACCATCAGTGCACATCAGTGGTCCGAGACTATACAACCAATTATGGAAGCGCTTAGAG ATGCAACTAGGAGACGAGCCTTTGGACTGGTTTCTCAGGCATATACCTCAATAGTTGCAGATGATTTTGCAGCCTTTGTCGGGCTTCCTGTAGAAGAAGCTGTGAAAG GTGTATTAGAACAGGGCTGGCAAGCGGACTTTTCAACTCATATGGTAATGCCTAAAAAGCCAG gtGTGCTGGAAGCTTCCTTTAACAGATTTATTCCTTCATCAG AACCTGCTCCTGTTCCACCAATTCCGAATGAACAGCAGTTGGCCAGATTGACTGACTATGTGGCTTTCCTTGAAAATTGA